One window from the genome of Natronomonas pharaonis DSM 2160 encodes:
- a CDS encoding aldehyde ferredoxin oxidoreductase family protein, producing the protein MIHTEGPLLSIDVSDRTASEAAIDDVLESYIGGRGVGTKLAHDRIPFDADPLGPENRLVFATGPLQTSIMSYTGRMSCTGLSPLTDGLLSSNAGGFMSRPFADTGYAAVEIAGASDELVGIHVTDEGVTFESAADLEGATVEETVDHIEAATDLDVEHTAIVGPAGENEVRFASIMTSGSRAFGRGGLGAVLGSKNVKYLTFDGDSRRPVEGIDEELVMDIHSEASESGSPMKDAGTTSVSDYANSVGALPTKYFSELSYDKVDQIGSSAVIEHKYKKGTCSSCAFACKLPTRDEETGLETEGPEFETMMAFGSNALVDDFVAIMKSNELCDQLGLDTISCGDVIAAYLESEDEFGNVDLIHDLIEQIAHRDGIGDTLAEGIDRVHDELGVENWSMKGMEFAAHDGRTLNGQGLGYATSNRGADHMYGEFYHHEYPLVPPAEAVDADGVAGKSEKLVELENKNAIHDSGVLCKFASSNLGPERYARLFDTDWETLQSVGGRIVDLERHFNNQRGFDRADDDDLPYELEGLGEELSAYYDHRGWNDDGTVPNEHVETSFTPADD; encoded by the coding sequence ATGATTCACACAGAGGGACCGCTGCTGTCTATCGATGTCAGTGACCGAACGGCCAGCGAAGCGGCCATCGACGACGTTCTCGAATCGTATATCGGCGGCCGTGGCGTCGGCACAAAGCTCGCACACGACCGGATACCGTTCGACGCCGACCCGCTCGGTCCCGAGAACCGCTTGGTGTTTGCGACCGGGCCGCTGCAGACCTCGATTATGAGCTACACCGGGCGGATGTCCTGTACCGGGCTGTCACCGCTTACTGACGGCCTGTTGTCGTCGAACGCCGGCGGCTTCATGTCCCGTCCGTTCGCCGACACCGGCTACGCGGCCGTCGAGATTGCGGGCGCGAGCGACGAACTCGTCGGCATTCACGTCACTGACGAAGGTGTCACCTTCGAGTCCGCTGCCGACCTCGAAGGCGCGACCGTCGAAGAGACTGTCGACCACATCGAGGCGGCTACTGACCTCGATGTCGAACACACCGCAATCGTCGGTCCGGCCGGCGAAAACGAGGTCCGGTTCGCATCGATTATGACCTCCGGCTCGCGGGCGTTCGGCCGCGGTGGTCTCGGTGCTGTCCTCGGCTCGAAGAACGTCAAGTACCTCACCTTCGACGGCGACTCCCGTCGACCGGTCGAGGGGATCGATGAGGAACTCGTCATGGACATCCACAGCGAGGCCTCCGAGTCCGGCAGCCCGATGAAAGACGCCGGCACCACCTCGGTGTCAGACTACGCGAACTCGGTTGGAGCGCTGCCGACCAAATACTTCTCCGAACTCAGCTACGACAAGGTCGACCAAATCGGCTCCAGCGCCGTCATCGAGCACAAATACAAGAAGGGCACCTGTTCGTCGTGTGCCTTCGCCTGTAAGCTCCCGACCCGCGACGAGGAGACGGGCCTAGAAACCGAAGGCCCCGAGTTCGAGACGATGATGGCGTTCGGTTCGAACGCACTGGTTGACGACTTCGTCGCCATCATGAAATCCAACGAGCTGTGCGACCAGCTCGGCCTCGATACGATTTCCTGTGGCGATGTCATCGCGGCCTACCTCGAAAGCGAAGACGAGTTCGGCAACGTCGACCTCATCCACGACCTCATCGAACAGATTGCTCATCGCGATGGCATCGGCGACACGCTTGCTGAGGGTATCGACCGCGTCCACGACGAACTCGGGGTCGAAAACTGGAGCATGAAGGGTATGGAGTTTGCCGCCCACGACGGTCGGACGCTGAACGGGCAGGGGCTGGGCTACGCTACCTCGAATCGCGGCGCGGACCACATGTACGGAGAGTTCTACCACCACGAGTATCCGCTGGTTCCGCCGGCAGAGGCGGTCGACGCCGACGGCGTTGCCGGGAAATCCGAGAAGCTCGTTGAACTGGAGAACAAAAACGCCATCCACGATTCCGGCGTGCTCTGTAAGTTCGCCTCCTCGAACCTCGGCCCCGAACGGTACGCCCGGCTCTTCGATACGGACTGGGAGACGCTACAGTCGGTTGGCGGCCGCATCGTCGACCTCGAACGACATTTCAACAACCAGCGTGGCTTTGACCGTGCCGACGACGACGACCTTCCGTACGAACTCGAAGGGCTCGGCGAAGAGCTGTCGGCGTACTACGACCACCGCGGCTGGAACGACGACGGAACCGTCCCGAACGAACACGTCGAGACGTCGTTCACCCCGGCCGACGACTAA
- a CDS encoding molybdopterin molybdotransferase MoeA has protein sequence MADVRESGFKERTRVAAAREQLLDIPPIDRTERISLSAADGRALAAPVAARRNIPHYARAAMDGWAVRAEDTFGASDRSPAVLRPGDSVGPNTAVRVHTGSELPEGADAVVMVEATEQVGDELEVFDAVGAGENVGPIGEDVEDGQRLYEPGHQLRPSDLGLLKGAGIDTVEVAARPEVAVIPTGEELVQSDPDPGEIVETNRFTVSRLAERWGADVTRRSIVTDDREALRAAVERDLTRDVVVTTGGSSVGERDLIPEVVSDLGEVFVHGVALKPGHPVALGRVNGVTIVMLPGYPVAAIVNAVQFLRPLIKHLGRFPSEPLPSQAATLTRKIRSEPGVRTFARVTLSPTDDGLEATPTRASGSGVLSSVALADGWVVVPEQREGIPADETVAVQDWEHNV, from the coding sequence ATGGCTGACGTTCGAGAGTCGGGGTTCAAAGAGCGGACTCGCGTGGCGGCCGCCCGCGAGCAACTGCTCGATATTCCCCCTATCGACAGAACCGAGCGGATTTCGCTTTCGGCCGCCGACGGGCGCGCGCTCGCCGCCCCCGTCGCGGCTCGCCGCAACATCCCACACTACGCCCGCGCGGCGATGGACGGGTGGGCCGTTCGCGCCGAGGACACCTTCGGCGCGTCGGACCGCTCGCCGGCCGTCCTCCGCCCCGGCGACTCGGTCGGGCCGAACACCGCCGTCCGTGTCCATACGGGGAGCGAACTCCCTGAGGGAGCTGACGCGGTCGTGATGGTCGAAGCGACAGAGCAGGTCGGCGACGAACTCGAAGTGTTCGATGCGGTCGGAGCAGGCGAAAACGTCGGCCCAATCGGCGAAGATGTCGAGGACGGCCAGCGCCTCTACGAGCCGGGCCACCAGCTCCGGCCCTCCGATTTGGGGCTGCTGAAGGGTGCCGGCATCGACACTGTCGAGGTTGCCGCCCGCCCCGAAGTCGCCGTCATCCCGACCGGCGAGGAACTCGTCCAATCCGACCCCGACCCGGGCGAAATCGTCGAGACGAACCGGTTTACGGTTTCCCGGCTCGCCGAGCGTTGGGGGGCGGACGTAACGCGGCGCTCCATCGTTACCGATGACCGCGAGGCGTTGCGGGCGGCCGTCGAACGCGACCTCACCCGCGATGTCGTTGTCACCACGGGCGGCTCCTCGGTCGGCGAGCGCGACCTCATCCCCGAGGTCGTCTCGGACCTCGGCGAAGTGTTCGTCCACGGCGTCGCCCTCAAGCCCGGCCATCCGGTCGCCCTGGGGCGTGTCAACGGCGTGACGATTGTCATGCTGCCGGGCTATCCGGTCGCTGCCATCGTAAACGCGGTGCAGTTCCTCCGGCCGCTCATCAAACATCTCGGCCGGTTCCCGAGCGAGCCGCTGCCTTCGCAGGCGGCGACTCTGACCAGAAAGATACGGAGCGAACCGGGGGTCAGAACCTTCGCCCGAGTGACGTTGTCGCCGACCGACGACGGGCTCGAAGCGACGCCCACTCGCGCCAGCGGCTCAGGTGTCCTTTCCAGCGTCGCCCTCGCCGACGGGTGGGTCGTCGTCCCGGAACAGCGTGAGGGGATTCCCGCCGACGAAACAGTCGCGGTACAGGACTGGGAGCACAATGTCTAG
- a CDS encoding glycosyltransferase, producing the protein MSSLGVVVPAFRPDVERLGTYLQDIADTLDPVVIRVELDDPDEATTAAVSDIGVSPVVVNTVDTRRGKGAAITDGFEALGTDRLAFADADGSTGAAELATVVAALEDADVAVGSRRHPESAVAGHQTLARRLLGDGFAWLARRLLAVGLYDYQCGAKALSAEAWSAVRDHIHEPGFAWDIELLAVAAAMELRIREVPIRWEDKPGSTVAPVRTTLSMLRALFVARHRAKRLQNSGVHRLLGVGEDPPALIDREER; encoded by the coding sequence ATGAGTAGCCTCGGGGTCGTCGTCCCCGCGTTCCGCCCGGACGTGGAGCGCCTCGGGACGTATCTGCAGGATATCGCCGATACGCTCGACCCCGTGGTAATCCGAGTCGAGCTAGACGACCCCGACGAGGCGACAACGGCGGCAGTATCCGACATCGGAGTATCACCGGTCGTCGTCAACACCGTCGACACACGCCGCGGGAAGGGTGCGGCCATCACGGACGGGTTCGAGGCACTCGGCACGGACCGACTGGCCTTCGCGGACGCCGACGGGAGCACCGGCGCGGCCGAATTGGCGACCGTGGTTGCTGCCCTCGAAGACGCCGACGTGGCCGTCGGCTCCCGTCGGCACCCGGAGTCGGCCGTCGCGGGCCATCAGACGCTCGCTCGGCGGCTCCTCGGGGACGGGTTCGCATGGCTCGCCCGACGACTGCTTGCTGTCGGCCTCTACGACTACCAGTGTGGGGCAAAGGCGCTCAGCGCGGAGGCCTGGAGCGCGGTTCGAGACCACATCCACGAGCCGGGGTTTGCGTGGGATATCGAGCTGCTCGCGGTCGCGGCGGCGATGGAGCTGCGGATTCGGGAGGTACCGATTCGCTGGGAGGACAAGCCGGGGTCGACGGTTGCGCCAGTCAGAACGACGCTGTCGATGCTGCGGGCGCTGTTTGTCGCCCGCCATCGGGCGAAGCGACTTCAGAACAGCGGGGTCCACCGCCTGCTGGGCGTGGGCGAGGACCCGCCGGCACTCATCGACCGCGAGGAACGATGA
- a CDS encoding DHH family phosphoesterase → MDDWLIDDETIPLHRRSILPGEGFFVPDSVDETETEQEARETLAGADRVVVADPDADGLGCVALLRVAFDDARLLPAGPHELADALAYIDEYGEPGADVFICDLCPDSPSDIERLQSVAEDAAAVRWFDHHQWDDDLTERVREHAELVVGDSDTVCTTDVTLEAVAYDFPEQYAELAAVTRDHDLWLQEDPRSDDLADYAHWVEPETYVETVIEHGPDLPEEAVELLEERRVEKEALIEKAVERATFETVGEWTVGVTYGRCSQNEVAEAMREAGADASVIVKPAGSASIRGTEAFQRCHEVAQQVNGGGHPKAAGCKPDIYDDMLDYAHHWTTRGAVTKQVILDAFRSLADEPAEADA, encoded by the coding sequence ATGGACGATTGGCTCATCGACGACGAGACGATACCGCTTCACCGGCGGTCGATACTGCCCGGCGAGGGCTTCTTCGTGCCCGACTCCGTCGACGAGACGGAGACCGAACAGGAGGCACGCGAGACGCTGGCTGGTGCGGACCGGGTCGTCGTTGCTGACCCCGACGCCGACGGACTCGGCTGTGTCGCGCTGCTCCGTGTCGCATTCGACGACGCCAGACTGCTCCCGGCCGGACCCCACGAGCTTGCCGACGCACTGGCGTACATCGACGAGTACGGCGAGCCGGGGGCCGACGTGTTCATCTGTGACCTCTGTCCCGACTCGCCGAGCGACATCGAGCGACTGCAGTCGGTCGCCGAGGACGCTGCGGCTGTCCGCTGGTTCGACCACCACCAGTGGGACGACGACCTCACAGAGCGTGTCAGAGAGCACGCGGAGCTGGTCGTCGGCGACTCCGATACAGTCTGTACGACCGACGTGACGCTCGAAGCCGTCGCGTACGACTTCCCGGAGCAGTACGCCGAGCTGGCGGCGGTCACCAGAGACCACGACCTCTGGCTACAGGAGGACCCTCGAAGCGACGACCTCGCCGACTACGCCCACTGGGTAGAGCCCGAGACGTACGTCGAGACCGTCATCGAGCACGGGCCTGACCTCCCCGAGGAGGCGGTCGAACTGCTCGAAGAGCGGCGCGTCGAAAAGGAGGCGCTCATCGAGAAGGCCGTAGAGCGAGCCACCTTCGAGACGGTCGGCGAGTGGACGGTCGGTGTCACCTACGGCCGCTGTTCGCAAAACGAGGTCGCAGAGGCGATGCGGGAGGCAGGAGCCGACGCCTCCGTCATCGTCAAGCCCGCCGGGTCGGCTTCGATTCGGGGCACCGAGGCCTTCCAACGCTGCCATGAGGTTGCCCAACAGGTAAACGGTGGCGGTCATCCGAAGGCCGCCGGCTGCAAACCCGACATCTACGACGATATGCTCGATTACGCCCACCACTGGACGACCCGTGGCGCGGTCACAAAGCAGGTTATTCTCGACGCGTTCCGGTCGCTGGCCGACGAGCCCGCCGAAGCGGACGCGTAG
- a CDS encoding universal stress protein, whose protein sequence is MFETVVVATDGSASVSRAVDCTLDLASKFDATVHALYVVDEGHLEELPTDLEGDIRDGLDEQGQQALNDIVAANERREDPVELETAVRVGHPEKQIVGYVRDVDADGIAMGTRGRSGEHSFLLGSVAERVVRTCPVPVLTVRQLEGAADTAEAAGG, encoded by the coding sequence ATGTTCGAGACGGTCGTGGTTGCGACGGACGGTTCCGCTAGCGTCTCCAGAGCTGTCGACTGTACGCTCGACCTCGCGTCGAAGTTCGACGCCACGGTACACGCGCTCTACGTCGTCGATGAGGGGCATCTCGAGGAACTGCCGACCGACCTCGAAGGCGACATCCGCGACGGCCTCGACGAGCAAGGACAGCAGGCCCTCAACGACATCGTGGCCGCCAACGAACGCCGCGAGGACCCGGTAGAGCTGGAAACAGCCGTCAGGGTCGGCCATCCGGAAAAACAGATTGTCGGCTACGTGAGAGATGTCGATGCGGACGGTATCGCGATGGGGACGCGGGGGCGAAGCGGGGAACACTCCTTTTTGCTTGGCAGCGTCGCCGAGCGCGTTGTCAGAACCTGTCCCGTCCCCGTGCTGACGGTCCGACAGCTAGAGGGAGCCGCGGACACGGCGGAAGCGGCTGGCGGCTGA
- a CDS encoding DUF2298 domain-containing protein produces MEYGLVVAWLAVYLAVGVAALPLAATLFPRFHDAGAAFAIPLGLAVLLFVGYFVGHLAFGWPAVLVALAVLVAASVTLGDTEAIDDRGFLEAAAVFTAAFLFLVAVRSVSPAIAPLPLSSGEKFLDYGLLRTLLRSGALPPEDMWFAGEPVQYYFGGQLLAALLTTITGTAPRFAYNLALAGAYASLVTAAYGLAGAVAAASDLPRRAAALTAAFFVGLAGNLYTAVHAAAWLVPESLAGALPGVAADAEAFGWTPEEFFYWDGTRVIEGTINEFPLFAWLNGDLHAHMLSTPFTLLAAALCYSYWRTPETELPRRRLLLLAVAPVAGLLAITNTWDFPVAAGLVFLTVAFAPSDPATLLPTTVAERIAPRTGIAEELRRDGVGLGVALAVLVVGALSVPFFWLGTASTRSVGLLPPQSDMWPLLVVHGGFLLLFVPFLVGRLSSAFDLRRPPAAAIAAGALAAGIGLWLAFGFAAAALFGPLLVAAWVLLRYRAGVGFETLLLLGGLGLVALVELAYVVEPRYQGTELERMNTVFKAYFQAWVIWAPAAGVVAASLLDNASGWRPDAAAQARLTQWGHRARQMRRVGGPAIVVLAVVAMGLYPALAVPAHFDSEPTGATGPTLDGQAYTHELYPDEAAAIEWLDDRDGQPTLVTAAPGGYTWDPEAGEGASAPASLTGIPTVLGWHHQEQYRGTEPYEARLDAVTALYEGAPDEQTVLFERYGVDYVYVGPTERTRYDLTIEDHPDLDVAFEQGSVVVYAVDG; encoded by the coding sequence ATGGAGTACGGGCTCGTCGTCGCTTGGCTGGCGGTGTATCTCGCCGTCGGCGTTGCCGCGTTGCCGCTTGCGGCGACGCTGTTTCCCCGCTTTCACGACGCCGGAGCGGCGTTTGCGATTCCGCTCGGGCTTGCGGTGCTTCTGTTTGTCGGGTATTTTGTTGGCCACCTCGCGTTCGGCTGGCCGGCCGTCCTCGTTGCCCTCGCTGTCCTCGTTGCGGCTAGCGTGACGCTCGGTGACACCGAGGCTATCGACGACCGTGGTTTCCTCGAGGCGGCAGCCGTCTTTACTGCTGCATTCTTGTTTCTCGTGGCGGTCCGGTCCGTCTCGCCTGCTATCGCTCCGCTGCCGCTTTCCAGCGGCGAGAAGTTCCTCGATTACGGCCTGCTGCGGACGCTGCTCCGCAGCGGCGCGTTACCGCCCGAGGACATGTGGTTCGCCGGCGAGCCTGTCCAATATTACTTTGGCGGGCAGCTGCTCGCGGCGCTTTTGACGACAATAACTGGCACTGCCCCACGGTTTGCCTACAACCTCGCGCTGGCCGGCGCGTACGCCTCGCTCGTGACGGCCGCCTATGGGCTCGCCGGTGCTGTTGCCGCAGCGAGCGACCTCCCACGGCGGGCAGCAGCGTTGACTGCTGCCTTCTTTGTCGGTTTGGCCGGCAATCTCTATACGGCCGTTCACGCCGCAGCGTGGCTCGTTCCGGAATCGCTTGCCGGCGCACTCCCCGGCGTTGCTGCTGACGCGGAGGCCTTCGGGTGGACGCCGGAGGAGTTTTTCTACTGGGACGGCACCCGCGTCATCGAGGGGACGATAAACGAGTTCCCGCTTTTCGCGTGGCTCAACGGCGACCTCCACGCGCACATGTTGAGCACGCCGTTTACGTTGCTTGCGGCGGCGCTGTGTTACAGCTACTGGCGGACGCCGGAGACGGAACTGCCCCGGCGACGACTGCTGCTGTTGGCTGTCGCGCCGGTCGCCGGACTGTTGGCGATAACGAACACGTGGGATTTCCCGGTCGCTGCAGGGCTGGTGTTTTTGACCGTTGCATTTGCGCCGAGTGACCCAGCAACGCTGCTGCCAACCACCGTTGCCGAACGCATAGCGCCCCGAACCGGAATCGCTGAAGAGCTCCGCCGAGATGGGGTCGGGCTGGGGGTCGCGCTCGCGGTACTGGTCGTCGGGGCGCTCTCGGTGCCCTTTTTCTGGCTCGGCACGGCGAGCACCCGTAGCGTCGGTCTGCTGCCGCCGCAGAGCGACATGTGGCCGCTCCTTGTCGTCCACGGCGGGTTCCTGCTGCTTTTTGTCCCGTTTCTCGTCGGCAGACTCTCGTCGGCGTTCGACCTCCGTCGGCCGCCAGCGGCGGCCATTGCGGCGGGCGCCCTCGCCGCCGGCATCGGGCTGTGGCTCGCGTTCGGCTTCGCCGCCGCGGCGCTTTTCGGCCCCCTTCTCGTGGCCGCGTGGGTGCTGCTTCGGTACCGTGCCGGGGTCGGCTTCGAGACGCTGCTGTTGCTCGGCGGGCTCGGGCTTGTCGCCCTCGTCGAGCTCGCGTACGTCGTCGAACCGCGCTATCAGGGCACCGAATTAGAGCGAATGAACACCGTGTTCAAGGCGTACTTCCAGGCGTGGGTCATCTGGGCACCGGCCGCCGGCGTCGTGGCGGCGAGCCTCCTTGATAACGCGTCGGGGTGGCGACCCGACGCGGCGGCCCAAGCGCGGCTGACACAGTGGGGGCACCGAGCGCGACAGATGCGGCGGGTCGGCGGCCCCGCCATCGTCGTGCTGGCGGTGGTTGCAATGGGTCTGTACCCGGCTTTGGCCGTTCCCGCACACTTCGACTCGGAGCCGACAGGTGCGACGGGGCCGACCCTAGACGGGCAGGCCTACACGCACGAGCTGTACCCCGACGAGGCGGCCGCAATCGAGTGGCTAGACGACCGCGACGGACAGCCGACGCTCGTGACGGCCGCGCCCGGCGGGTACACGTGGGACCCCGAAGCAGGCGAGGGTGCGTCGGCCCCGGCGAGCCTGACAGGCATTCCAACGGTGCTTGGCTGGCACCATCAGGAACAGTACCGCGGCACCGAGCCCTATGAAGCGCGGCTCGATGCCGTGACGGCACTCTACGAGGGCGCTCCCGACGAGCAGACCGTCCTGTTCGAGCGCTATGGCGTCGACTACGTCTACGTGGGGCCGACAGAGCGGACGCGGTATGACCTCACCATCGAGGACCACCCCGACCTCGACGTCGCCTTCGAGCAGGGGTCGGTCGTCGTCTACGCGGTCGACGGCTGA
- a CDS encoding GtrA family protein: MTRRQIRETLLSPVRFGQFAGVGAVGAVCDNIVLLTLATAGVTPELAKFVGIEVAIVVMFLLNERWTFSEAGAPGPVAFLRRLGTSNVVRVGGIAVQLVVFSVVYRWLHVEVGLFGVDLWLLVASGAGIACGMVVNYVTESLLTWRVHNSR, encoded by the coding sequence ATGACCCGAAGGCAGATTCGGGAGACGCTGCTCTCGCCAGTCCGCTTCGGCCAGTTCGCGGGCGTGGGTGCGGTCGGTGCGGTCTGTGACAACATTGTGTTGCTGACGCTGGCGACGGCCGGCGTCACTCCCGAACTGGCGAAGTTCGTTGGCATCGAGGTCGCCATCGTCGTCATGTTCCTGCTGAACGAGCGGTGGACGTTCTCCGAGGCCGGCGCTCCCGGCCCGGTGGCGTTCCTCCGCCGGCTCGGAACCTCGAACGTCGTCCGGGTCGGCGGCATCGCCGTGCAGCTCGTCGTTTTTTCAGTGGTGTACAGGTGGCTCCATGTCGAGGTTGGCCTGTTCGGCGTCGACCTGTGGCTGCTCGTCGCCAGCGGTGCCGGCATCGCCTGCGGAATGGTCGTCAACTACGTCACCGAGAGCCTGCTGACGTGGCGAGTCCACAATTCACGGTAG
- the hpt gene encoding hypoxanthine/guanine phosphoribosyltransferase, whose product MDQLQQSLLEAPIIEKDGYHYFVHPISDGVPMLEPNLLREIVIKIIRKAQLENVDKIVTPAAMGIHISTAVSLMTDIPLVVIRKREYGLDGETPLFQQTGYSENQMYINDVDEGDSVLVLDDVLSTGGTLSAICSALEDIGADIVDVVAVIKKVGGENELESSPYSAKTLINVDVEDGEVVIIDSNGDN is encoded by the coding sequence ATGGACCAGCTTCAGCAGTCGCTTCTCGAAGCCCCGATAATCGAAAAGGACGGCTATCACTACTTCGTCCACCCGATAAGCGACGGTGTCCCGATGCTGGAGCCGAACCTGCTTCGGGAAATCGTCATCAAAATCATTCGGAAGGCACAGCTGGAGAACGTCGACAAGATTGTCACGCCGGCGGCGATGGGCATTCACATCTCGACGGCGGTGTCGCTGATGACCGACATTCCGCTCGTCGTTATCCGAAAGCGCGAGTACGGACTCGACGGCGAGACGCCGCTGTTCCAGCAAACCGGCTACTCGGAAAACCAGATGTACATCAACGACGTCGATGAGGGCGACAGCGTACTCGTCCTCGACGACGTACTCTCGACGGGCGGGACGCTGTCGGCCATCTGCAGCGCGCTCGAAGACATCGGTGCCGACATCGTTGATGTCGTTGCCGTCATCAAGAAGGTCGGCGGCGAAAACGAACTCGAGTCCTCGCCATACAGCGCCAAGACGCTCATCAACGTCGATGTCGAGGACGGCGAGGTCGTCATCATCGACTCGAACGGCGACAATTAG
- a CDS encoding CRISPR-associated protein Cas4 has product MEAFTDLATAAFCPRKLYYRRKHDDATPPDDVAATRNLAFRYSSLLNAESSLDAEPVVPEPSAYREALRRQRQRLDRWPDLVDPPSTRVFLSGKDAHGIAHKVLESPPAPAIVSTGKPPENGVWKPHSVRATAAAKALSWERQQPVETAYVEYPAFGDIRKVRMTTRRKATYRKALNTAESIDGPPPRLKNDNRCQTCEYADECGTRTRSLRSRLSRSR; this is encoded by the coding sequence GTGGAAGCCTTCACCGACCTCGCGACGGCAGCGTTCTGTCCCCGAAAGCTCTACTACCGGCGAAAGCACGACGACGCGACACCTCCGGACGATGTCGCGGCAACCCGGAACCTCGCGTTCCGGTACTCGTCGCTGCTCAACGCGGAGTCGTCGCTCGATGCGGAGCCGGTGGTCCCCGAGCCGTCGGCGTATCGGGAGGCGTTACGGCGGCAACGGCAGCGGCTCGACCGCTGGCCCGACCTCGTGGACCCGCCGTCGACACGCGTGTTCCTGTCCGGAAAGGACGCCCACGGCATCGCCCACAAGGTGCTCGAATCGCCGCCGGCTCCGGCCATCGTCTCTACCGGCAAGCCGCCGGAGAACGGCGTCTGGAAACCCCACAGCGTCCGGGCGACTGCAGCGGCGAAGGCGCTTTCGTGGGAGCGACAACAGCCGGTCGAGACGGCGTACGTCGAGTATCCGGCGTTCGGTGACATCCGGAAAGTCCGGATGACGACCCGTCGGAAGGCGACCTACCGGAAGGCACTCAACACCGCCGAATCCATCGACGGACCGCCGCCGCGGCTCAAAAATGACAATCGGTGTCAGACCTGCGAGTACGCCGACGAGTGTGGGACACGAACGCGGTCGCTCCGCTCTCGGCTGTCGCGTTCACGGTAG